A region from the Hippoglossus hippoglossus isolate fHipHip1 chromosome 16, fHipHip1.pri, whole genome shotgun sequence genome encodes:
- the LOC117776659 gene encoding extracellular matrix protein 1-like isoform X3, which yields MDSSWPLVCSTLLLWVLLSSASTDNFPDEGFVGQVEVTFDLEQEGMEDAFLQKEVDWADLFDPKEFPMQRIMESPPEKVDTLSERDQPRSFGGPPIDYPVQFPLSRPTLENLKAICVHGEHRPRYPDSYFPASSFGQLKRRAKAVNNAESWLSTCCERNQTWEREVTLCCATQAWELSVKSFCKEDSSVKDRLYHCCRLTGRDRLDCFNNDSPNPNYEPTEEIPLPPLPSTIDFTFNPKTCQSTVTPHSVRGKKKMTPSTSQKVDIKFPPGRPTADSVESLCRDQALRPRYSVKCLPGTGYEWLSHQAKTINRMEKGFKHCCKKKQDVLNCAEQKWSEELNKFCSVKKGGESDFHCCVVEGANDRLNCFHNISPDPHYNMTSEEISLDKICDTYKIIKKKFPVGFPLKGFVEQCCPLPEQDKTICSMQKLEEMSASLCSSEKASAPAVRRCCRTSSQETPDCISKILMDAITKATKVLRQKKKKRCPIS from the exons ATGGACTCGTCTTGGCCTCTAGTCTGTTCCACCCTGTTGCTCTGGGTTTTACTGAGCTCAGCATCCACAG aCAACTTTCCAGATGAAGGCTTCGTTGGGCAGGTTGAAGTCACTTTTGACCTTGAGCAAGAAG GGATGGAAGACGCCTTTCTCCAGAAAGAGGTGGATTGGGCAGATCTCTTCGATCCCAAAG aGTTTCCCATGCAGCGGATAATGGAGTCTCCACCAGAAAAGGTTGACACCCTGAGTGAGAGAG ATCAACCCCGTTCCTTTGGGGGCCCTCCTATAGACTACCCTGTTCAGTTTCCCCTCAGCCGCCCGACCCTCGAGAATCTCAAAGCCATCTGTGTCCACGGAGAGCATCGTCCTCGCTACCCAGACTCTTACTTTCCTGCCTCTAGTTTTGGTCAGCTGAAGAGACGGGCCAAAGCGGTCAACAACGCAGAGTCCTGGTTGAGCACATGCTGCGAAAGGAACCAGACGTGGGAGAGGGAAGTGACTCTGTGTTGCGCCACACAGGCA TgggagctgtcagtcaaatcCTTCTGTAAGGAAGACTCATCGGTGAAGGATCGTTTGTATCACTGCTGCAGACTTACAGGCCGCGACAGGCTAGACTGCTTCAACAACGACTCTCCGAACCCGAACTACGAGCCCACAGAGGAGATCCCGTTGCCACCGCTGCCCTCTACTATCGACTTCACCTTTAACCCCAAAACTTGCCAGAG CACAGTGACTCCACACAGTgtcagaggaaagaagaagatgacACCATCTACATCGCAGAAAGTCGACATCAAGTTTCCTCCTGGACGACCCACTGCAGATTCTGTTGAGTCACTGTGTCGCGACCAGGCCCTTCGTCCCCGCTACAGTGTCAAGTGCCTGCCAGGTACAGGCTACGAGTGGCTGTCTCATCAGGCAAAGACCATTAATCGAATGGAGAAGGGATTCAAACATTGCTGCAAAAAGAAGCAGGACGTGCTCAACTGTGCTGAACAGAAG TGGAGTGAGGAGCTTAACAAATTTTGCTCGGTTAAGAAAGGTGGAGAGTCGGATTTCCACTGTTGTGTAGTTGAAGGAGCAAATGATCGACTCAACTGCTTCCACAACATTTCTCCTGACCCTCATTATAATATGACTTCTGAGGAGATCTCACTCGACAAAATCTGCGACACTTACAAGATCATTAAGAAGAA GTTCCCTGTTGGTTTTCCTCTCAAAGGCTTTGTTGAGCAATGCTGCCCCCTGCCTGAACAAGACAAGACCATTTGTTCTATGCAAAAG CTCGAGGAAATGTCAGCGTCCTTGTGTTCATCTGAGAAGGCCTCTGCTCCAGCCGTCCGTCGCTGCTGCCGCACGTCTTCACAAGAAACTCCCGACTGTATATCCAAAATTCTCATGGACGCCATCACCAAAGCAACCAAGGTCTTacgtcagaagaagaagaaaaggtgCCCCATCTCCTAA
- the LOC117776659 gene encoding extracellular matrix protein 1-like isoform X1 has translation MDSSWPLVCSTLLLWVLLSSASTDNFPDEGFVGQVEVTFDLEQEGMEDAFLQKEVDWADLFDPKEFPMQRIMESPPEKVDTLSERGGSRPRPRGHQPRSFGGPPIDYPVQFPLSRPTLENLKAICVHGEHRPRYPDSYFPASSFGQLKRRAKAVNNAESWLSTCCERNQTWEREVTLCCATQAWELSVKSFCKEDSSVKDRLYHCCRLTGRDRLDCFNNDSPNPNYEPTEEIPLPPLPSTIDFTFNPKTCQSTVTPHSVRGKKKMTPSTSQKVDIKFPPGRPTADSVESLCRDQALRPRYSVKCLPGTGYEWLSHQAKTINRMEKGFKHCCKKKQDVLNCAEQKWSEELNKFCSVKKGGESDFHCCVVEGANDRLNCFHNISPDPHYNMTSEEISLDKICDTYKIIKKKFPVGFPLKGFVEQCCPLPEQDKTICSMQKLEEMSASLCSSEKASAPAVRRCCRTSSQETPDCISKILMDAITKATKVLRQKKKKRCPIS, from the exons ATGGACTCGTCTTGGCCTCTAGTCTGTTCCACCCTGTTGCTCTGGGTTTTACTGAGCTCAGCATCCACAG aCAACTTTCCAGATGAAGGCTTCGTTGGGCAGGTTGAAGTCACTTTTGACCTTGAGCAAGAAG GGATGGAAGACGCCTTTCTCCAGAAAGAGGTGGATTGGGCAGATCTCTTCGATCCCAAAG aGTTTCCCATGCAGCGGATAATGGAGTCTCCACCAGAAAAGGTTGACACCCTGAGTGAGAGAG GGGGTTCCAGACCAAGACCAAGAGGGC ATCAACCCCGTTCCTTTGGGGGCCCTCCTATAGACTACCCTGTTCAGTTTCCCCTCAGCCGCCCGACCCTCGAGAATCTCAAAGCCATCTGTGTCCACGGAGAGCATCGTCCTCGCTACCCAGACTCTTACTTTCCTGCCTCTAGTTTTGGTCAGCTGAAGAGACGGGCCAAAGCGGTCAACAACGCAGAGTCCTGGTTGAGCACATGCTGCGAAAGGAACCAGACGTGGGAGAGGGAAGTGACTCTGTGTTGCGCCACACAGGCA TgggagctgtcagtcaaatcCTTCTGTAAGGAAGACTCATCGGTGAAGGATCGTTTGTATCACTGCTGCAGACTTACAGGCCGCGACAGGCTAGACTGCTTCAACAACGACTCTCCGAACCCGAACTACGAGCCCACAGAGGAGATCCCGTTGCCACCGCTGCCCTCTACTATCGACTTCACCTTTAACCCCAAAACTTGCCAGAG CACAGTGACTCCACACAGTgtcagaggaaagaagaagatgacACCATCTACATCGCAGAAAGTCGACATCAAGTTTCCTCCTGGACGACCCACTGCAGATTCTGTTGAGTCACTGTGTCGCGACCAGGCCCTTCGTCCCCGCTACAGTGTCAAGTGCCTGCCAGGTACAGGCTACGAGTGGCTGTCTCATCAGGCAAAGACCATTAATCGAATGGAGAAGGGATTCAAACATTGCTGCAAAAAGAAGCAGGACGTGCTCAACTGTGCTGAACAGAAG TGGAGTGAGGAGCTTAACAAATTTTGCTCGGTTAAGAAAGGTGGAGAGTCGGATTTCCACTGTTGTGTAGTTGAAGGAGCAAATGATCGACTCAACTGCTTCCACAACATTTCTCCTGACCCTCATTATAATATGACTTCTGAGGAGATCTCACTCGACAAAATCTGCGACACTTACAAGATCATTAAGAAGAA GTTCCCTGTTGGTTTTCCTCTCAAAGGCTTTGTTGAGCAATGCTGCCCCCTGCCTGAACAAGACAAGACCATTTGTTCTATGCAAAAG CTCGAGGAAATGTCAGCGTCCTTGTGTTCATCTGAGAAGGCCTCTGCTCCAGCCGTCCGTCGCTGCTGCCGCACGTCTTCACAAGAAACTCCCGACTGTATATCCAAAATTCTCATGGACGCCATCACCAAAGCAACCAAGGTCTTacgtcagaagaagaagaaaaggtgCCCCATCTCCTAA
- the LOC117776659 gene encoding extracellular matrix protein 1-like isoform X2 translates to MDSSWPLVCSTLLLWVLLSSASTDEGFVGQVEVTFDLEQEGMEDAFLQKEVDWADLFDPKEFPMQRIMESPPEKVDTLSERGGSRPRPRGHQPRSFGGPPIDYPVQFPLSRPTLENLKAICVHGEHRPRYPDSYFPASSFGQLKRRAKAVNNAESWLSTCCERNQTWEREVTLCCATQAWELSVKSFCKEDSSVKDRLYHCCRLTGRDRLDCFNNDSPNPNYEPTEEIPLPPLPSTIDFTFNPKTCQSTVTPHSVRGKKKMTPSTSQKVDIKFPPGRPTADSVESLCRDQALRPRYSVKCLPGTGYEWLSHQAKTINRMEKGFKHCCKKKQDVLNCAEQKWSEELNKFCSVKKGGESDFHCCVVEGANDRLNCFHNISPDPHYNMTSEEISLDKICDTYKIIKKKFPVGFPLKGFVEQCCPLPEQDKTICSMQKLEEMSASLCSSEKASAPAVRRCCRTSSQETPDCISKILMDAITKATKVLRQKKKKRCPIS, encoded by the exons ATGGACTCGTCTTGGCCTCTAGTCTGTTCCACCCTGTTGCTCTGGGTTTTACTGAGCTCAGCATCCACAG ATGAAGGCTTCGTTGGGCAGGTTGAAGTCACTTTTGACCTTGAGCAAGAAG GGATGGAAGACGCCTTTCTCCAGAAAGAGGTGGATTGGGCAGATCTCTTCGATCCCAAAG aGTTTCCCATGCAGCGGATAATGGAGTCTCCACCAGAAAAGGTTGACACCCTGAGTGAGAGAG GGGGTTCCAGACCAAGACCAAGAGGGC ATCAACCCCGTTCCTTTGGGGGCCCTCCTATAGACTACCCTGTTCAGTTTCCCCTCAGCCGCCCGACCCTCGAGAATCTCAAAGCCATCTGTGTCCACGGAGAGCATCGTCCTCGCTACCCAGACTCTTACTTTCCTGCCTCTAGTTTTGGTCAGCTGAAGAGACGGGCCAAAGCGGTCAACAACGCAGAGTCCTGGTTGAGCACATGCTGCGAAAGGAACCAGACGTGGGAGAGGGAAGTGACTCTGTGTTGCGCCACACAGGCA TgggagctgtcagtcaaatcCTTCTGTAAGGAAGACTCATCGGTGAAGGATCGTTTGTATCACTGCTGCAGACTTACAGGCCGCGACAGGCTAGACTGCTTCAACAACGACTCTCCGAACCCGAACTACGAGCCCACAGAGGAGATCCCGTTGCCACCGCTGCCCTCTACTATCGACTTCACCTTTAACCCCAAAACTTGCCAGAG CACAGTGACTCCACACAGTgtcagaggaaagaagaagatgacACCATCTACATCGCAGAAAGTCGACATCAAGTTTCCTCCTGGACGACCCACTGCAGATTCTGTTGAGTCACTGTGTCGCGACCAGGCCCTTCGTCCCCGCTACAGTGTCAAGTGCCTGCCAGGTACAGGCTACGAGTGGCTGTCTCATCAGGCAAAGACCATTAATCGAATGGAGAAGGGATTCAAACATTGCTGCAAAAAGAAGCAGGACGTGCTCAACTGTGCTGAACAGAAG TGGAGTGAGGAGCTTAACAAATTTTGCTCGGTTAAGAAAGGTGGAGAGTCGGATTTCCACTGTTGTGTAGTTGAAGGAGCAAATGATCGACTCAACTGCTTCCACAACATTTCTCCTGACCCTCATTATAATATGACTTCTGAGGAGATCTCACTCGACAAAATCTGCGACACTTACAAGATCATTAAGAAGAA GTTCCCTGTTGGTTTTCCTCTCAAAGGCTTTGTTGAGCAATGCTGCCCCCTGCCTGAACAAGACAAGACCATTTGTTCTATGCAAAAG CTCGAGGAAATGTCAGCGTCCTTGTGTTCATCTGAGAAGGCCTCTGCTCCAGCCGTCCGTCGCTGCTGCCGCACGTCTTCACAAGAAACTCCCGACTGTATATCCAAAATTCTCATGGACGCCATCACCAAAGCAACCAAGGTCTTacgtcagaagaagaagaaaaggtgCCCCATCTCCTAA